GGCGGCGTGGTCCCACACGTTGAGCCCTTTCTCGTAGTACGCGTCGACCTGTCCCTCGGCGGCCAGACACAGGTCCAGGGCGGCCGCCCCGAAGCGTCTGATGTCCCGCACGTGCGGCATCAGTCCGGCGAGCACTCTTGCCTGGTGGACCCGACGGGCCGCGTCGTAACCGAACCCGGTGGCGACCAGGGACTGGGCCAGCGTCCGCTGGTCGGAGCCGGCCAACGCGGTCCCGTCGCGGAACGCGCCACCGCCCCGGACCGCCGTCCACTCGGCTCCGGTCGCCGCGTTGCGCACCACGCCCGCGACCACGGTGCCGGAGACCTCCGCGGCGAGGGAGATGGCGTAGTGCGGCAGTCCGTACAGGTAGTTGACGGTCCCGTCGATCGGATCGAGGATCCAGCGCACCGCGTCGGGGTCACGTCCGGGGCGGTCGCCCCGCCCGACCGCGTCACCGGGCTCCTCGCCGAACTCCTCACCGAGCACCGCGTCGGCCGGGCGCAGCTCCCGTAGGGCCGCCACCACCTGGCGCTCGACGGCCCGGTCGGCGGCGGT
The sequence above is a segment of the Solwaraspora sp. WMMD406 genome. Coding sequences within it:
- a CDS encoding inositol monophosphatase family protein, with product MSERKPVPSDLLTIAVEVARQAAETAREMRRDGVSGLATKSTATDVVTAADRAVERQVVAALRELRPADAVLGEEFGEEPGDAVGRGDRPGRDPDAVRWILDPIDGTVNYLYGLPHYAISLAAEVSGTVVAGVVRNAATGAEWTAVRGGGAFRDGTALAGSDQRTLAQSLVATGFGYDAARRVHQARVLAGLMPHVRDIRRFGAAALDLCLAAEGQVDAYYEKGLNVWDHAAGGLVAAEAGLVVAGLRGAEPGPRMLVAAPPALFDDLHEHLVRLDAAGGP